A genome region from Chryseobacterium sp. G0186 includes the following:
- a CDS encoding DUF3667 domain-containing protein has protein sequence MHEKCLNCSQPVSTKFCSNCGQKSSTHRYSLKHFIEHDFIHGVWHVDKGILFTVKELFTRPGNSVREYVLGKRASYFNFVTLLLLTITISAILSHYSNLEFKSLATKESQDMMSSIEKLFATYPKIVLLISIPINSFFSYIWFRKAGFNYSEHLVLNSYKTAAEMIAGLVLTLFTLFFASSPTLASSYLLAFTLFSLSYGTWFYFQFFSQSGYSKIALIIRSLMIPASFMIFQFVVGFLWGAILSFFK, from the coding sequence ATGCACGAGAAATGTTTAAACTGCAGCCAGCCGGTCTCCACAAAATTTTGCAGCAATTGCGGTCAGAAGTCAAGTACTCATAGGTATTCTTTAAAGCATTTTATAGAACATGATTTTATACATGGAGTATGGCATGTAGATAAAGGAATTCTGTTTACTGTGAAAGAATTATTCACAAGACCCGGCAACAGCGTTCGTGAATATGTTTTAGGGAAAAGAGCCAGTTACTTCAATTTCGTTACGCTCTTATTATTAACCATTACAATTTCTGCAATACTTTCACATTATTCTAATTTAGAATTTAAAAGTCTGGCTACTAAAGAAAGCCAGGACATGATGAGCTCTATTGAAAAATTATTTGCCACCTACCCTAAAATTGTCTTATTGATTTCCATCCCTATCAATTCTTTTTTCAGTTATATCTGGTTCCGAAAAGCCGGTTTTAACTATTCTGAACATCTGGTTCTGAATTCTTATAAGACAGCCGCTGAAATGATTGCCGGATTGGTATTGACGCTCTTTACCCTATTCTTTGCCAGTAGCCCTACTCTTGCTTCCTCCTATTTATTAGCATTCACCCTATTTAGTTTAAGCTATGGTACATGGTTTTACTTTCAATTTTTTTCCCAATCAGGATATTCCAAAATAGCCTTAATCATCAGAAGTCTTATGATTCCTGCTTCATTTATGATATTTCAGTTTGTTGTAGGTTTTCTTTGGGGGGCTATTCTTTCATTTTTCAAGTAA